A genomic region of Fodinisporobacter ferrooxydans contains the following coding sequences:
- a CDS encoding sensor histidine kinase, giving the protein MSQMSQFFASNKIIISFLYPLVFFLMGFGILLKNRVHSQFHLAKSLQYMAFFGILHSFADWGDIFIPLQTAYLSPFGIHVLQSLQLILKSLSFSFLLYFGIDLLCRSQKRTRRISLVAPGFFLLWLVNFAILRYWLFAGQSFEHWLALSNFWAKLLITLPSGIVSGYGMYAQREQFRKFGERSMPLTLLLIALLINLYTFSDGLVFSNTPFYSGVWLTDRQFHKITDIPIDFLRGINGMLISFFILKTLKIVDWEYQQFFTQAEKQKVVTEERNRIARDLHDGMIQSIYAIGLHLEGISQMIAQHETFGIQRSITGVQEAIQKLNDLIREIRGYIKELKMPISQKRNFQEELIALIQEFNTSQSIPILLEQHDSDDDPPLTVVVQILYIVKEALSNVVRHSHATKCIVSLYEKDGEIRIEIADNGLGLIDALHSVDSNLESFKQGIRNMKFRANKIGGMLSIHSEPNHGTTIRLLIRKTWKEGPFEDAKKDHSYAR; this is encoded by the coding sequence ATGAGCCAGATGTCGCAATTTTTTGCATCCAATAAAATCATCATTTCGTTTCTCTATCCTCTTGTTTTCTTCTTGATGGGTTTTGGCATCTTATTGAAAAATCGGGTGCATAGCCAGTTTCATTTGGCCAAAAGCCTGCAATATATGGCCTTTTTTGGAATTTTGCACAGCTTTGCAGACTGGGGAGATATATTTATACCGTTACAGACCGCCTATTTGAGCCCGTTCGGCATCCATGTTTTGCAATCATTGCAGTTGATACTCAAATCCTTATCGTTTTCCTTTCTGTTGTATTTTGGCATCGACTTGCTATGCAGAAGTCAAAAACGAACGCGCCGGATATCATTAGTCGCTCCCGGATTTTTTCTATTATGGCTGGTTAATTTTGCAATTCTCCGCTATTGGCTTTTTGCCGGTCAGAGCTTTGAGCATTGGCTCGCTTTAAGCAATTTCTGGGCCAAATTATTGATCACGTTGCCAAGCGGCATTGTTTCCGGGTATGGGATGTATGCGCAGAGGGAGCAATTTCGCAAATTCGGGGAAAGATCGATGCCGCTGACATTGCTTTTGATCGCCCTCTTGATCAATCTCTACACGTTTTCCGATGGGCTTGTCTTTTCCAACACCCCATTTTATTCGGGAGTCTGGCTGACTGATCGGCAGTTTCATAAAATCACGGATATTCCGATTGATTTTCTCAGAGGAATCAATGGCATGTTGATTTCTTTCTTCATTCTAAAAACGCTAAAAATAGTAGATTGGGAATACCAACAATTTTTTACGCAAGCGGAGAAACAAAAAGTGGTCACGGAAGAGCGCAATCGAATCGCAAGAGACCTTCATGACGGCATGATTCAATCGATTTATGCCATCGGACTGCATTTGGAAGGAATCAGTCAAATGATCGCACAGCATGAAACGTTTGGGATCCAACGCTCCATAACAGGGGTACAGGAAGCCATTCAAAAATTGAATGATTTGATTCGGGAAATTCGCGGATACATCAAAGAATTAAAAATGCCCATCAGCCAAAAAAGGAATTTTCAAGAAGAATTGATTGCCTTGATTCAGGAATTCAATACAAGCCAATCTATCCCTATTTTATTGGAACAACACGATTCAGATGACGACCCGCCTTTAACCGTTGTCGTCCAGATTCTGTATATTGTGAAAGAAGCGTTGAGCAATGTCGTTCGGCACAGCCATGCGACCAAATGTATCGTTTCTCTCTATGAAAAAGATGGGGAAATACGAATTGAAATTGCCGATAACGGACTGGGCTTGATCGATGCGCTCCATTCTGTCGACAGCAACCTGGAAAGCTTCAAACAAGGAATTCGAAATATGAAATTTCGCGCAAACAAAATCGGCGGCATGTTATCCATTCATTCTGAACCCAATCACGGAACGACCATACGCTTGCTGATCCGAAAAACATGGAAAGAGGGTCCCTTCGAAGATGCAAAAAAAGATCACAGTTATGCTCGTTGA
- a CDS encoding response regulator, translating to MQKKITVMLVDDHEMVRMGLRSLLTMYSQIEIIAEAGNAAQCMTLAVQMKPDVILLDIRLPDKSGVEVCRMLKQQIPASRIIMLTSYDDEKFIREAFLHGANGYILKEIRGQNLIKSIESVYEGKTMLDPKIADKAFHKIKESKREETLYNCLTAIEKQILFHISEGLKNREIAEKLGLKEKTVRNYVSQILEKLDLHKRAEAATFAVRYQRDHLSFPG from the coding sequence ATGCAAAAAAAGATCACAGTTATGCTCGTTGACGATCATGAAATGGTCAGAATGGGGCTAAGAAGTTTATTGACCATGTATTCCCAGATCGAGATCATAGCGGAGGCTGGCAACGCGGCCCAATGCATGACATTGGCAGTACAGATGAAGCCGGATGTTATCCTCCTGGATATCCGCTTGCCTGACAAATCCGGCGTAGAAGTGTGCCGCATGCTCAAGCAGCAAATTCCTGCCAGTCGCATCATCATGCTCACATCCTATGATGACGAGAAATTTATCCGGGAAGCGTTTCTACATGGTGCGAACGGATATATATTAAAAGAGATCCGCGGACAAAATCTGATCAAGTCGATTGAATCCGTATATGAAGGAAAAACGATGCTGGATCCCAAAATTGCGGATAAAGCATTTCACAAAATTAAAGAATCCAAGCGGGAAGAAACTTTGTACAATTGTTTAACAGCGATTGAAAAACAAATTCTCTTCCATATCAGTGAAGGATTGAAGAACCGGGAAATTGCCGAAAAATTAGGTCTGAAAGAAAAAACCGTCCGCAACTACGTCAGCCAAATCCTTGAGAAGTTAGATTTGCATAAGCGGGCGGAAGCGGCAACGTTTGCCGTGCGTTACCAACGGGATCATCTTTCGTTTCCAGGATGA
- a CDS encoding ROK family transcriptional regulator, with protein sequence MTKTVDAATMRQINKKYVTEIIYNQGPLSRIDISQITGLNKATVSSLVDDLIADDFVNEIGFGTSNGGRKPVLLQLNASAGYCIGVDIQITHMTTVLTDMSGSIIYKSIRPIDCADGGLTQTELEEILIDEMNHAAVKAPPSRHSIIGAGIALPGIVNFSTGSVFYLPNIEIRDWDICGALTKHFPFPIFIDNDGNCGAWSEYRLRQINNLVFVNVGIGVGTGIVVNGQLYRGAHGIAGEFGHMTISAMGLLCACGNYGCWEQYASEQALLRYLQEEEEEVSEALKLSPNLVSVAVARAIEKPSYKRAFQVLGQYLGIGISNIVNALNPELVVIGGTMALGAEYFLPEVQSALRNRSMASNKYVPIAIAHGDTIVSGAAQLPISNTILQSPLSAT encoded by the coding sequence TTGACAAAAACAGTGGATGCCGCCACCATGCGGCAAATCAATAAAAAATACGTAACAGAAATTATTTATAATCAAGGACCTTTGTCCCGAATTGATATTTCACAAATTACCGGCCTCAATAAAGCAACTGTGTCGTCGTTAGTGGATGATTTGATTGCTGACGATTTCGTCAATGAAATTGGATTTGGAACATCAAATGGCGGGCGCAAACCTGTACTTTTGCAACTTAATGCAAGCGCAGGATACTGTATCGGCGTCGACATTCAAATTACGCATATGACTACTGTACTTACGGACATGAGCGGCAGCATCATTTATAAAAGTATTCGACCCATCGACTGTGCAGATGGCGGTCTGACGCAAACAGAGCTTGAGGAAATTCTTATTGATGAAATGAATCATGCTGCCGTCAAGGCCCCGCCAAGCAGACACAGCATTATCGGCGCAGGGATTGCACTCCCGGGCATTGTAAATTTCAGCACCGGATCAGTCTTTTATCTGCCTAATATTGAAATTCGGGATTGGGATATTTGTGGTGCCCTAACAAAACACTTCCCGTTCCCAATATTTATTGACAACGATGGCAACTGTGGCGCTTGGTCGGAATATCGTTTGCGACAAATCAACAATTTAGTCTTTGTTAATGTAGGAATTGGCGTCGGCACAGGCATTGTTGTGAACGGACAATTGTATCGGGGGGCACATGGTATCGCTGGCGAATTTGGGCACATGACTATCTCTGCGATGGGGCTTCTTTGTGCGTGTGGAAATTACGGATGTTGGGAACAGTACGCTTCTGAACAGGCTTTACTTCGGTACTTGCAGGAGGAAGAAGAAGAAGTATCGGAAGCTCTTAAATTATCTCCAAATCTTGTATCCGTTGCAGTAGCCAGAGCAATTGAAAAACCATCGTACAAACGGGCCTTCCAAGTTCTTGGGCAGTATCTCGGTATCGGAATATCCAATATCGTCAACGCACTGAACCCTGAGCTTGTCGTCATTGGAGGTACTATGGCATTGGGAGCCGAGTACTTTCTGCCCGAGGTGCAATCTGCTTTAAGGAACCGTTCCATGGCATCCAATAAGTATGTTCCGATCGCTATTGCACATGGGGATACGATTGTCAGCGGTGCAGCCCAACTTCCGATTTCCAATACAATCCTGCAAAGTCCTTTGTCGGCAACCTAA
- a CDS encoding sugar ABC transporter substrate-binding protein — MKLKKVLSVGSAVAIAMTLATACGSANNSSTGSSGGTTASNPSKSGSSSDSGKIALLLPDTTSSARYETQDKPDFTKEVQKLNPKDTVMYENAQGSSTTQQQQAEAAITNGAKVLVIDPVDSQAAAAIVHEANQAGVKVISYDRLITKASVDYYVSFNNEEVGKLQGQFIADHTPKGGTVVMINGAQTDNNALLFAKGAHEVLDPLFKNGTLKLGYETYTPNWDPKNGLREMEQALTKLNNKVDSVLSANDGLAGSIIQALNAQHLAGKVPVTGQDATDAGLHNILQGTQSMTVYKAVPEEAKVAAQLAVDLVSGKTPGSDIVNGQTDNGSGKNIPSVLLKPVVVNKNNIQDTVIKDGFTTMEKIKNPS; from the coding sequence ATGAAATTAAAAAAAGTGCTATCCGTAGGTTCTGCTGTCGCCATTGCCATGACATTGGCAACCGCATGTGGATCTGCAAACAATTCTTCAACAGGGTCATCTGGTGGAACAACTGCCAGCAATCCAAGCAAATCCGGTTCTAGCAGCGACAGCGGGAAAATTGCGCTTTTGCTTCCAGACACGACATCTTCTGCTCGTTACGAAACACAAGATAAGCCAGACTTTACAAAAGAAGTTCAAAAGCTCAATCCAAAAGACACTGTCATGTATGAAAATGCACAAGGCAGTTCTACAACACAGCAGCAACAAGCCGAAGCAGCCATCACCAATGGTGCGAAAGTTCTTGTTATTGACCCGGTTGACTCACAGGCTGCTGCCGCGATTGTTCATGAAGCAAATCAAGCCGGTGTAAAGGTGATTTCCTATGACCGATTGATAACTAAGGCATCTGTAGACTATTATGTTTCATTTAACAACGAAGAGGTTGGCAAATTGCAAGGCCAATTCATCGCAGACCACACGCCAAAGGGCGGAACTGTTGTCATGATCAATGGCGCACAGACGGACAACAATGCACTCTTGTTCGCAAAAGGTGCACATGAAGTTTTGGATCCACTGTTTAAGAATGGAACTCTAAAACTTGGCTATGAAACCTATACGCCAAACTGGGATCCAAAAAATGGCCTTCGCGAGATGGAGCAAGCATTGACCAAGTTGAACAACAAGGTTGATTCGGTTCTCTCTGCCAACGATGGTCTTGCCGGCTCCATTATTCAGGCTCTGAACGCTCAACACCTTGCCGGCAAAGTCCCCGTCACCGGACAGGATGCAACAGATGCCGGCTTGCATAACATTTTGCAAGGCACGCAATCCATGACAGTTTACAAGGCTGTACCCGAGGAAGCGAAAGTTGCAGCACAGCTTGCAGTCGATCTTGTCAGCGGCAAAACACCAGGCTCCGACATCGTCAATGGACAAACGGATAACGGTTCAGGGAAGAATATTCCTTCCGTGTTGCTGAAGCCGGTTGTCGTCAACAAGAATAACATTCAGGATACCGTTATCAAAGACGGATTTACAACGATGGAAAAAATCAAAAATCCTTCTTAA
- a CDS encoding ATP-binding cassette domain-containing protein, with translation MNSAQNAPLLSVQNIRKRFGAVQALQGVSLDVHPGEIVALVGDNGAGKSTTIKMIAGVEQPDEGNIVFEGEKVFLNGPSIAEKLGIQTVYQDLALCDNLDIVSNLFLGRELRRKLIPGLPKVIRKSEMEEKALPVLRDLGINLPPLTTTVASLSGGQRQTVAVARAVLWGSKLVMMDEPTAALGVAQTKAVLELIVRLASRGVGVLVISHNMSDVFKIADRIVVLRLGRTVANFVKTETKPESVIAAITGATEEVLTS, from the coding sequence TTGAATAGTGCTCAGAACGCACCACTACTTAGTGTGCAAAATATCCGTAAACGCTTCGGAGCCGTTCAAGCTCTGCAAGGAGTGTCGTTGGACGTGCATCCCGGTGAAATTGTCGCTCTTGTTGGAGACAATGGTGCCGGAAAGTCGACTACCATTAAGATGATTGCCGGAGTTGAACAGCCGGATGAGGGAAATATCGTGTTCGAGGGAGAAAAAGTTTTCTTGAACGGTCCTTCGATTGCCGAAAAATTAGGAATACAGACCGTATACCAAGATCTAGCTTTATGTGACAATTTAGACATTGTATCCAATCTGTTTTTAGGACGAGAGTTGCGTCGGAAACTTATCCCTGGATTGCCAAAGGTGATCCGCAAGTCGGAGATGGAAGAAAAAGCGCTCCCCGTTCTGCGTGATCTTGGCATCAATCTGCCGCCGCTGACAACGACGGTGGCCAGTTTATCAGGTGGACAACGACAGACAGTCGCGGTCGCACGTGCCGTACTTTGGGGTTCCAAACTTGTAATGATGGATGAACCAACTGCAGCACTCGGCGTTGCGCAGACAAAAGCCGTACTTGAATTGATTGTCCGGTTGGCAAGCCGCGGCGTTGGCGTCCTCGTCATTTCTCACAACATGAGCGATGTGTTCAAAATTGCGGATCGCATCGTCGTACTCCGGCTAGGACGCACAGTCGCCAACTTCGTCAAAACGGAAACAAAACCGGAATCAGTAATCGCAGCGATTACTGGGGCTACAGAGGAGGTGCTTACGTCTTGA
- a CDS encoding sugar ABC transporter permease, whose amino-acid sequence MSMNSAQAGQRQSNTFGNIRASLSSGDLGLIPVILALVIIWIVFESVNGNFLSGRNLSNLILQIAEIGMLGIGETFILLLGEIDLSIGSVSGVAAAVLVLLSVAHVNPWICIIASIVSGGLIGMFQGFWVTFIGVPAFIVTLAGSLGYQGILLAMLGNTGTVPISDQTLLGITSTYIPKGLGWGIAILAVVLYAIGTMMIQRNRNARQLPALSTPALLGRSISLVVILAIVVGVLNSYRGVPVAGFILLLFVVLFAFVTQSTVYGRHVYALGGNAEAARRAGINIRAIRLSIFTLAGVMGAIGGIIGASRLGSASPASGTGNLLMDSIAAAVIGGTSLFGGRGSVWNALAGALVIGSVENGMDLLSAPSSTKYIVEGGILLIAVTIDTITRRRRKRSGR is encoded by the coding sequence ATGAGCATGAATTCAGCACAAGCGGGACAACGCCAATCGAATACGTTTGGCAATATCCGTGCAAGTTTATCCAGCGGAGATTTAGGCTTGATTCCAGTCATACTTGCACTTGTCATCATCTGGATTGTATTTGAATCCGTAAACGGAAACTTTTTGTCAGGGCGGAACCTTTCAAACCTGATTCTGCAAATTGCAGAAATCGGGATGTTGGGTATCGGTGAAACGTTCATCTTATTGCTCGGTGAAATTGATTTATCGATTGGATCTGTCAGTGGTGTTGCGGCTGCTGTTCTCGTTTTGTTGTCAGTGGCACATGTAAATCCTTGGATATGTATTATTGCAAGCATCGTCAGCGGTGGTCTGATCGGTATGTTCCAAGGGTTTTGGGTCACATTTATCGGCGTTCCTGCATTCATCGTGACTTTGGCCGGCTCTCTTGGCTATCAGGGCATACTATTGGCCATGCTTGGCAATACGGGAACAGTTCCTATTTCCGACCAGACACTCTTGGGGATTACTTCTACTTACATTCCAAAGGGTCTGGGGTGGGGCATTGCCATTCTTGCTGTAGTTCTTTACGCAATTGGCACCATGATGATACAGCGCAATCGAAATGCCCGTCAATTGCCCGCTTTATCCACACCGGCATTGCTGGGGCGTTCCATCTCGCTGGTGGTGATTTTGGCAATTGTTGTCGGCGTCTTGAATTCCTATCGGGGCGTTCCCGTGGCCGGCTTTATTCTACTGTTGTTCGTTGTTTTGTTTGCGTTTGTTACACAGTCAACCGTTTATGGCCGCCATGTGTATGCGCTTGGCGGAAACGCAGAAGCCGCTCGGCGCGCCGGTATCAATATTCGCGCCATTCGCCTGAGCATCTTCACGCTCGCCGGGGTTATGGGCGCTATCGGCGGCATCATCGGCGCATCCCGTCTTGGATCGGCATCGCCTGCTTCTGGCACCGGCAACCTGCTGATGGATTCGATTGCCGCTGCCGTCATCGGCGGAACCAGCCTGTTTGGTGGCCGTGGCAGCGTATGGAATGCACTTGCCGGTGCGCTCGTCATTGGCAGTGTCGAAAACGGTATGGATTTGCTCAGTGCTCCATCGAGCACAAAATATATCGTCGAAGGCGGAATTTTGCTCATCGCCGTAACCATTGATACCATCACACGTCGCCGACGCAAACGCTCCGGCCGATAA
- a CDS encoding DMT family transporter yields the protein MRKTTFAIIVLILMWGFSWPVYKIGLEYTPPILFAGLRTILGGIILGVIALPKYKQLQFKKNWPIYIVSSIFNVILFFGLQTVGLSYLPSGLFSVIVYLEPVLVGFLAWLWLKEPLTPTKIIGLILGFLGVAAVSEAGFSAPNSFLGILLGIITAIAWTIGTIYLKKVQNQVHLLWLVSMHCMIGGSFLIIAGTTFEKWSAIHWTLPYIGTLLYGMFIGTSFSWVIWSWLVQHGEVSRVSAYTFFVPMVSVVVGTLVLHEPVSNFLLIGLILTIISIYLVNRPVKQAPQLVKNTAE from the coding sequence ATGCGCAAGACGACGTTTGCAATCATTGTTTTAATTCTCATGTGGGGATTTTCCTGGCCTGTCTATAAAATCGGATTGGAATATACACCGCCGATTTTGTTTGCAGGATTGCGAACCATTCTAGGCGGTATTATTTTAGGTGTAATAGCGCTGCCGAAGTATAAACAACTGCAATTCAAAAAGAATTGGCCGATCTACATCGTCTCATCCATATTTAATGTCATCTTGTTCTTTGGACTGCAAACGGTAGGACTGTCCTATCTTCCATCCGGGCTGTTTTCTGTCATTGTATATTTGGAGCCTGTGTTGGTCGGATTCCTTGCCTGGTTATGGCTCAAGGAACCTTTGACACCCACAAAAATCATCGGATTGATTTTGGGATTTTTGGGCGTGGCCGCTGTAAGTGAAGCCGGATTTTCAGCGCCAAATTCCTTTCTCGGCATCCTGCTTGGAATCATTACTGCCATTGCCTGGACAATCGGAACGATTTATTTAAAGAAAGTTCAAAACCAAGTTCATCTGCTTTGGCTCGTTTCCATGCATTGCATGATCGGCGGAAGTTTTTTAATCATCGCAGGAACCACCTTTGAAAAGTGGTCCGCGATTCATTGGACACTTCCTTATATCGGTACGTTGTTGTATGGAATGTTTATCGGCACATCATTTTCCTGGGTCATCTGGAGCTGGCTGGTTCAACATGGAGAAGTAAGCCGCGTCTCTGCATACACATTTTTCGTCCCAATGGTTTCTGTCGTGGTCGGAACTCTCGTTTTGCATGAACCTGTGTCAAACTTCCTTCTGATCGGATTGATTTTGACGATTATCAGCATTTATCTCGTCAACCGTCCAGTAAAACAGGCACCGCAATTGGTAAAAAACACTGCGGAATGA
- a CDS encoding DUF1653 domain-containing protein, producing MLKLYKHYKGNFYIVVGEGRHSETEEEFVIYQSVKEGSLWIRPKEMFYEKVEINGQWVPRFEEIR from the coding sequence ATGTTAAAGTTATACAAACATTATAAAGGAAACTTTTATATCGTTGTGGGCGAAGGAAGGCATTCGGAAACGGAAGAGGAATTTGTTATTTATCAAAGCGTCAAGGAAGGATCACTGTGGATTCGCCCGAAAGAGATGTTCTATGAAAAAGTAGAAATAAACGGACAATGGGTGCCGAGATTCGAAGAAATACGATGA
- a CDS encoding stalk domain-containing protein yields the protein MKKHIVSFVLAGTLLYTSLVPTLAFADQFPNVTVMIDGQYQSFQESPVIIDDRTFVPVQDIASALAAETQWNPQDETVTVTNDGTSLQLQIGSSIAKWNGQSIDMGVEPQILHGHMMVPVSTICQALGATVQWNESKKTVDIFSDPNVDLGNGVSLLKKSILTDTPLQIIYYPELSGLSDPSVQSQINSILKKQAVINSLSDVVEYRSNYRIQFHRGNILNLVFHSYLYTGGAHGLPTKTSLIINLSSGAVYSLSDLFKPNSDYIGKLSDMIKQQDTNHILDSFSPFQSISKDERFYLESDGLTIYFPPYKYTPYAYGFPKFKISYQDVMDFINTESPIWKAISQ from the coding sequence ATGAAAAAACATATCGTTTCTTTTGTTTTGGCAGGAACACTTCTCTATACCAGTCTCGTCCCTACTCTCGCATTTGCAGACCAATTCCCAAACGTAACAGTGATGATTGATGGCCAATACCAATCTTTCCAAGAATCTCCTGTCATTATCGATGACCGCACATTTGTTCCCGTTCAAGATATCGCGTCTGCACTCGCAGCAGAAACCCAGTGGAATCCGCAAGATGAAACGGTTACTGTCACCAATGATGGGACAAGCCTGCAATTGCAAATCGGTTCCTCCATTGCCAAATGGAACGGTCAATCGATCGATATGGGTGTCGAACCTCAGATTCTGCATGGACATATGATGGTTCCTGTAAGCACGATCTGCCAAGCATTAGGGGCAACCGTCCAATGGAACGAATCAAAAAAAACGGTAGACATTTTTTCCGATCCGAACGTTGACTTAGGCAATGGCGTTTCACTCTTAAAAAAATCGATTTTAACAGATACCCCCTTGCAAATCATCTATTATCCTGAGCTATCAGGATTATCCGATCCATCTGTACAATCCCAAATCAACTCGATACTCAAAAAGCAAGCAGTTATAAACAGCCTGAGTGACGTAGTAGAGTACAGATCCAATTACCGTATTCAATTCCATCGCGGCAATATTTTAAATCTGGTATTTCATAGTTATCTCTATACGGGTGGTGCACACGGTTTACCGACCAAAACATCTTTGATTATTAACTTGTCGAGCGGAGCAGTCTATTCACTTTCCGACCTTTTCAAACCGAACTCTGATTATATTGGAAAATTAAGCGACATGATTAAACAGCAAGATACCAATCATATCCTTGACTCATTCTCCCCTTTTCAAAGTATCAGCAAAGATGAACGTTTCTATCTTGAATCGGATGGTTTGACAATTTATTTTCCGCCTTATAAATATACACCATATGCTTACGGGTTCCCAAAATTTAAAATTTCCTACCAAGATGTAATGGACTTTATCAATACAGAAAGCCCGATCTGGAAAGCGATTTCCCAATAA
- a CDS encoding WD40/YVTN/BNR-like repeat-containing protein: MKRLHVHPTWIAGIVSIGIVLSIAGCGTTQPTASTIDTSKQQTTIQSNKNKNQTDPVSSKSTKTGNPYRTPIDSAKSYPGTSVSFLNNQEGWIGGQGFILHTSDGGQKWYEQYHGPYMITAIQFHDAAHGWALGTHMDDTGAVQTNVLLQTTDGGNHWAMISDVQSGSTLRFTSNTDGFYGGHMTTDGGVTWKRLQIPDYLQTVGTYFDDATTGWSVVRDKTNYKIERTADGGKHWNIVFQRPTAFPIAKAWIQSTSAEDAWVMIYGGSGMTQTSYTLLHSSDAGAHWTPVILQSTAGGGPAPGYSEQASKGKAGPGSKPGDWVAFNSKSMILAGVCPACEGHGTVGIGFTTDGGITYTNTKNKFPGQESSVSFLNPKDGWLLTNSPSILYSTNDGGQTWTTVYQFEKSGK; encoded by the coding sequence GTGAAACGACTTCATGTTCACCCCACATGGATCGCGGGCATCGTATCCATTGGCATTGTGTTGTCTATAGCTGGTTGCGGGACAACGCAACCCACAGCTTCAACAATTGATACATCCAAACAACAAACAACAATACAGTCGAACAAAAACAAAAATCAGACAGATCCTGTTTCTTCCAAATCAACCAAAACCGGCAATCCATATCGTACTCCCATTGATTCTGCAAAATCCTATCCCGGCACATCCGTTTCCTTTTTGAATAATCAAGAGGGATGGATCGGCGGACAAGGCTTTATTCTCCATACTTCCGATGGCGGTCAGAAATGGTATGAACAATATCATGGTCCTTACATGATCACCGCCATTCAATTTCATGATGCTGCACACGGCTGGGCTCTTGGCACACACATGGATGATACCGGCGCTGTGCAAACAAACGTATTGCTGCAAACAACAGATGGAGGCAACCATTGGGCAATGATCTCCGATGTACAATCGGGAAGCACACTCCGCTTCACGTCAAATACGGATGGATTTTATGGCGGTCATATGACGACAGACGGGGGAGTAACCTGGAAGAGACTGCAAATTCCCGACTATTTGCAAACAGTAGGTACGTATTTTGACGATGCCACTACCGGCTGGTCTGTCGTCAGGGACAAAACCAATTACAAAATTGAACGTACTGCTGATGGCGGAAAACATTGGAATATCGTCTTCCAACGGCCTACGGCGTTTCCGATTGCCAAAGCATGGATTCAATCCACATCAGCAGAGGATGCCTGGGTCATGATTTACGGAGGCAGCGGAATGACCCAAACATCCTATACGCTGCTGCATTCCTCCGATGCAGGCGCTCATTGGACGCCTGTCATCCTGCAGTCCACGGCCGGCGGCGGACCGGCGCCCGGATATTCCGAGCAAGCATCCAAAGGCAAAGCAGGCCCAGGTTCAAAACCGGGTGATTGGGTTGCGTTCAACTCCAAATCGATGATCCTGGCAGGAGTCTGTCCTGCATGTGAAGGTCATGGAACTGTAGGGATAGGTTTCACGACAGACGGAGGTATTACCTATACAAATACCAAAAATAAATTCCCTGGACAAGAAAGTTCGGTTTCTTTCTTGAATCCAAAAGATGGATGGCTATTGACGAACTCCCCGTCGATCTTATACTCGACAAACGATGGGGGCCAAACCTGGACAACTGTATATCAATTTGAAAAAAGCGGAAAATAA